A stretch of the Fusobacterium varium genome encodes the following:
- a CDS encoding putative DNA-binding protein, whose product MTKKEFVELFGTKAGIKTKVEADKLTKAFIDTLEEILVKGENVSFIGFGKFEAAERAARTCVNPQTKKPMKVEAKKVAKFRAGKNLLEKMNPVVEKKAAKSKKKGK is encoded by the coding sequence ATGACAAAAAAAGAATTTGTAGAATTATTTGGAACTAAAGCTGGAATAAAAACTAAAGTAGAAGCGGACAAACTTACAAAAGCATTTATAGATACTCTTGAAGAAATTTTGGTAAAAGGTGAAAATGTGTCATTCATAGGATTTGGAAAATTTGAAGCTGCTGAAAGAGCTGCTAGAACTTGTGTTAATCCACAAACTAAAAAACCTATGAAAGTAGAAGCTAAAAAAGTTGCTAAATTCAGAGCTGGAAAAAATCTATTAGAAAAAATGAATCCAGTTGTTGAGAAAAAAGCTGCAAAATCTAAGAAAAAAGGAAAATAA
- the gpsA gene encoding glycerol-3-phosphate dehydrogenase, whose product MKKVVIIGAGSWGTALGLVLARKGYDITLWEFNKERAEEIQKDRENKRYLPGIKFPDNLNVTYVKEGLLKGIKYVVFSVPSQVLRGVIREFSNDLTEDMLLVNTAKGIEVSTGMRLSEVMKDEIKGKFHKNIVVLSGPTHAEEVAVGIPTTIVAAGEREKAAEIQELFNSKVFRVYLSEDVVGVELGAAVKNCLAIGAGIADGMGFGDNTKAALITRGIAEMIRYGKACGAKEITFSGLSGIGDLIVTCASKHSRNRHVGECLGKGQDIQTILSEMTMVAEGVPTVKAVYEQIQKLNISMPILEATYNIIYKNANAGNMVEELMERTLKEEFY is encoded by the coding sequence ATGAAAAAAGTAGTAATCATAGGAGCAGGAAGCTGGGGAACAGCATTAGGACTAGTACTGGCTAGAAAAGGTTATGATATTACTTTATGGGAATTTAATAAAGAGAGAGCAGAAGAAATACAAAAGGATAGAGAAAATAAGAGATACTTACCTGGAATAAAATTTCCAGATAATTTAAATGTTACATATGTAAAAGAAGGACTTCTTAAAGGAATAAAATATGTAGTATTTTCAGTTCCATCACAAGTATTAAGAGGAGTAATAAGAGAATTTTCAAATGATTTGACTGAAGATATGCTTCTTGTAAATACTGCCAAGGGAATAGAAGTATCAACAGGCATGAGACTTTCAGAAGTAATGAAAGATGAAATAAAAGGTAAGTTTCACAAAAATATAGTAGTTTTATCAGGGCCTACACATGCAGAAGAAGTAGCAGTTGGAATTCCAACAACTATAGTTGCAGCTGGTGAAAGAGAAAAGGCTGCTGAAATACAGGAACTTTTTAATAGTAAAGTATTTAGAGTATATTTAAGTGAAGATGTGGTAGGAGTAGAGTTGGGTGCTGCTGTAAAGAACTGTTTGGCAATAGGAGCAGGAATAGCTGATGGAATGGGCTTTGGAGATAATACAAAAGCTGCTTTGATAACAAGAGGAATAGCCGAAATGATAAGATATGGAAAAGCTTGTGGTGCTAAAGAAATAACTTTTTCTGGGCTTAGTGGAATAGGAGATTTAATAGTAACATGTGCAAGTAAACATAGCAGAAACAGACATGTTGGAGAATGTTTAGGGAAGGGTCAAGATATACAAACTATTTTAAGTGAAATGACTATGGTTGCTGAAGGGGTTCCAACAGTAAAAGCAGTATATGAGCAAATTCAAAAATTGAATATTTCAATGCCGATATTAGAAGCCACATACAATATCATATATAAAAATGCAAATGCTGGAAATATGGTAGAAGAACTTATGGAAAGAACTTTGAAAGAGGAATTTTACTAA
- the plsY gene encoding glycerol-3-phosphate acyltransferase — translation MKEILFLVLGYVMGALPNGVWIGKYFKKIDIREHGSKNSGATNAYRVLGPKYGLMVLAADALKGFLPPFIASRYGVTGDMLLLIGVLAIVGHSLSFFLHFKGGKGVATSLGVFLFLIPNVTLALLIVFILVVYFTRYISLGSIVAAAALPILTALSPVGYGIGKTPLLAMTTLIGVFVIYRHRTNIKRLIEGTENKFKLK, via the coding sequence ATGAAAGAAATATTGTTTTTAGTTTTAGGTTATGTAATGGGAGCACTTCCTAATGGAGTATGGATTGGAAAATATTTTAAAAAAATAGATATAAGAGAACATGGAAGTAAAAATTCAGGTGCTACGAATGCATATAGAGTATTGGGACCAAAATATGGACTTATGGTATTGGCAGCAGATGCTTTAAAAGGATTTCTTCCACCATTTATTGCCAGTAGATATGGAGTAACTGGAGATATGTTGCTATTGATAGGAGTTTTAGCAATTGTAGGACATTCGCTTTCTTTTTTTCTACATTTTAAAGGTGGAAAAGGTGTAGCAACAAGTTTGGGAGTATTTCTTTTTTTGATACCTAATGTAACCCTTGCTTTATTAATAGTTTTTATTCTTGTAGTTTATTTTACAAGATACATTTCATTAGGATCAATTGTAGCAGCAGCAGCTCTGCCAATTCTTACTGCATTGAGTCCAGTAGGATATGGAATAGGGAAGACTCCTCTTCTAGCGATGACTACTTTAATAGGAGTTTTTGTAATATATAGACATAGAACAAACATCAAAAGGCTTATAGAAGGAACAGAAAATAAATTTAAGCTTAAATAA